Proteins encoded in a region of the Cheilinus undulatus linkage group 8, ASM1832078v1, whole genome shotgun sequence genome:
- the LOC121513423 gene encoding hemicentin-1-like isoform X2, with protein sequence MVPNHSDFCTSGLFNSCTFHPDDPHRPTLTPPTLKVKEGTSVSLKCSAPATCLFLPPNLTWTPGLGEAEETLQENQDKTKFKISVLNFTASHLHDGQEISCTAVYSKQNGSTESSVNTSLTAEITFAPQILSSSDCTRTVNQVKCSCEAIGNPAPSLQWTLDGFPVNHSDKFATSHDHRNGTNMTFITMSRTQCKDQFTLFCHSSNSLGSASQQILFLSLVAKTSAGSQGRVTLTVFIATIVPLLVLVCALLVLICALLYVIRAQKLHHTLPQNSDNTNSVATNQLLPSGEGNEIFYLGVRQFSILGTHQNK encoded by the exons ATGGTCCCAAATCACTCTGACTTTTGCACCTCTGGTTTATTTAATTCATGTACCTTCCATCCAGATGATCCTCACAGACCCACTCTGACTCCGCCCACACTGAAGGTGAAGGAGGGAACCTCAGTGAGTCTGAAGTGCTCTGCTCCAGCTACCTGTCTGTTCCTTCCTCCAAACCTGACATGGACCCCCGGTCTGGGTGAAGCTGAGGAGACGCTGCAGGAGAACCAGGACAAAACTAAATTCAAGATCTCTGTGCTGAACTTCACAGCATCACACCTCCATGATGGACAGGAAATCTCCTGCACTGCTGTCTACAGCAAACAAAATGGCAGCACTGAGTCATCtgtgaacaccagtttaacagctGAGATTACAT TTGCTCCACAGATCCTGTCCTCATCTGACTGCACCAGAACTGTGAACCAGGTTAAATGTTCCTGTGAGGCTATAGGGAATCCTGCTCCCTCTCTGCAATGGACTTTGGACGGGTTTCCTGTCAATCACTCAGACAAATTTGCGACCAGTCATGATCATCGAAATGGCACAAACATGACCTTCATCACCATGAGTCGAACACAATGCAAGGACCAGTTCACCTTGTTTTGCCACAGTTCAAACTCTCTGGGATCTGCTTCTCAGCAAATTCTTTTCCTCAGTCTTGTAGCTAAAACATCTGCAGGAAGTCAAG GCCGTGTAACCTTGACAGTCTTCATCGCCACAATTGTCCCACTGCTAGTGCTAGTATGTGCACTACTAGTGCTAATATGTGCTCTTCTATATGTTATCAG GGCTCAGAAGCTTCACCACACTCTGCCTCAGAACTCAGATAACACCAACTCAGTGGCCACGAACCAGCTACTACCAAGTGGAGAAGGAAATGAGATATTTTATCTAGGAGTCAGGCAGTTTTCTATTTTAG GAACCCATCAAAACAAATGA
- the LOC121513423 gene encoding hemicentin-1-like isoform X1, with protein sequence MVPNHSDFCTSGLFNSCTFHPDDPHRPTLTPPTLKVKEGTSVSLKCSAPATCLFLPPNLTWTPGLGEAEETLQENQDKTKFKISVLNFTASHLHDGQEISCTAVYSKQNGSTESSVNTSLTAEITFAPQILSSSDCTRTVNQVKCSCEAIGNPAPSLQWTLDGFPVNHSDKFATSHDHRNGTNMTFITMSRTQCKDQFTLFCHSSNSLGSASQQILFLSLVAKTSAGSQGRVTLTVFIATIVPLLVLVCALLVLICALLYVIRAQKLHHTLPQNSDNTNSVATNQLLPSGEGNEIFYLGVRQFSILGDISRDHS encoded by the exons ATGGTCCCAAATCACTCTGACTTTTGCACCTCTGGTTTATTTAATTCATGTACCTTCCATCCAGATGATCCTCACAGACCCACTCTGACTCCGCCCACACTGAAGGTGAAGGAGGGAACCTCAGTGAGTCTGAAGTGCTCTGCTCCAGCTACCTGTCTGTTCCTTCCTCCAAACCTGACATGGACCCCCGGTCTGGGTGAAGCTGAGGAGACGCTGCAGGAGAACCAGGACAAAACTAAATTCAAGATCTCTGTGCTGAACTTCACAGCATCACACCTCCATGATGGACAGGAAATCTCCTGCACTGCTGTCTACAGCAAACAAAATGGCAGCACTGAGTCATCtgtgaacaccagtttaacagctGAGATTACAT TTGCTCCACAGATCCTGTCCTCATCTGACTGCACCAGAACTGTGAACCAGGTTAAATGTTCCTGTGAGGCTATAGGGAATCCTGCTCCCTCTCTGCAATGGACTTTGGACGGGTTTCCTGTCAATCACTCAGACAAATTTGCGACCAGTCATGATCATCGAAATGGCACAAACATGACCTTCATCACCATGAGTCGAACACAATGCAAGGACCAGTTCACCTTGTTTTGCCACAGTTCAAACTCTCTGGGATCTGCTTCTCAGCAAATTCTTTTCCTCAGTCTTGTAGCTAAAACATCTGCAGGAAGTCAAG GCCGTGTAACCTTGACAGTCTTCATCGCCACAATTGTCCCACTGCTAGTGCTAGTATGTGCACTACTAGTGCTAATATGTGCTCTTCTATATGTTATCAG GGCTCAGAAGCTTCACCACACTCTGCCTCAGAACTCAGATAACACCAACTCAGTGGCCACGAACCAGCTACTACCAAGTGGAGAAGGAAATGAGATATTTTATCTAGGAGTCAGGCAGTTTTCTATTTTAGGTGACATCAGTAGAGATCATTCTTAA